AATGCACTGGGGGGCCCTTTACAGGGATGCCTTTGCCTACTCTTCTCCTGCTAGGGCGGTGCACCCTGTAGCCCCCTGGGGGTGCAGGGAAGGGAGCTGGTTACCGATGGCTTACCTTCATCATGGACACAGCCTCCAGGACCCCAGCAACGCGTGCGTGTGCTGCAGTGTGTGGTGGGCACCTCCAGTCAGGATTCCCGTCTTTGCAGGCTCTgaactttttaatttctgttccCCTCACTCCTCAATGTCATCAAAACACAGCTCAATTTCAAGTCTGGATTATCATTTATCTTAAGAGTAAAAGTGATTTTGAATTTTctggttaccttttttttttttcttagggtTTTTAGACTTATGTCACTTTAGTTCTTGGATGTTTCtatgagcttaaaaaaaattcatccagcATTTTTAGTTGCTTTCCATGAGAGGGTTAGTTTGGATAAACTAGCCTGccattatcaaaaaaacaagaactCCATAAAGGTTGCTAGTTTTTAAATTCTGGTTCAGACCAAAACAAACATTTACCAAGCTGAGAACCAAAGGGAAACAAGGGAATTGAGGCTGTCTCTGCTTCATAGAAGtcccacatttatttatttttttcagtttggcaGCATTGGTAAGGAGCCAAGCTAGAAATAGGTTTGAAAAAGACAACTTAGATAAAATCCTTActcttagaaataaaatcttataatAGTTTAAACAACATGTTTATAAAATTCCATTATACTATTCATTTTAGCAAAATGATTATACTGACATATGTTCTTTCTATATGCAGACCCAggactttattttaaagcagCTTAATTCATGTTCTTCAGAGATTTAAATATCTTattccaaaacattttaatgGTGAGATAAGTGAATATACAGTAAACCACAGAGCCAATTATTTCTGCCAGATTTCCCCTTGAATATGATTGCAGATTTCTACTTTTTATATAGGAATACAGGCTACCAACTGGAAATAATTCCCATTGATGCTCTGGAAAAAGCTACGGGAACAAATGTTATGTACATACTATACAtactttctttaatttctgaatGTTAATAGCAAAACATTTCTTGACTatttaaattcagaaatttaataatataaactaGCCAGGATGATCTTTGTGAAATACAGTAAAAcattaacacattttattttttgtggaaaTTAGGAAAAGTTCCACTGGCAGAAAACATATGaaagatatatataatatttgaaaaaatcaatCATTAGGAgcttaaattcttaaaaacacaAGCTGATAAACTAAGATGATCAACTGTTTATGAGTTTTTCTGTTAATAATTGGAAGGAGCAGTTTCcaggagttttaaaaatcatagaggAAAagcttaaaattgaaaaattctaTTCATTTGATATATTCTCactagctttttttcccctgggtatACGCAgtgttttatacttttgtttCAGATCACACAGGTTCCTCTAATCTTGCCATCTCTTCAAATAACCGCCCTCCCTTCAGAGCCAAACTTCTCACAGAGAACTCCAGCGTTGTCTTCCTGTGCACCTGACCATGCTCTCTGCTTCACCTTTGAACCGCAGCAGCCACTAGAGACCGCTGAGACAGAGCTGCTGCCTCGcaggcctcctcctcctgggctttTACTGACACCAGTGTTGCCACTCCGCACCCTCCTTTTTCTTGTCTCTGGACTCCACACCTCTGCTTTCCGACCTTATCCTGACTGCTTTAGTCTgcacctttccctcccctccattccTTAAGCGTCAATATCCCATCCTCAAAAttgtcatttgtgttctttccttCGCTGTGTACACGCTCACGCAAACCTTCTAACATTTCTATGCGGATGACTCCCCAGACGATACCATTTCCTGAGTTTTAGTCTAGTTGTCCATTGATTCTGTCCAACCCAGTTTATGATGGACTAGATCAGTCATGTTCCTGTTACATTTTCCCAACTACTCctccatttctgtatttttaaaagaatactccTCTTGCAGTGATCAAGCTTGAAAATCCAGCTTCATCTCTGACCCTACCTCTCCAGCACACACCCTCTGCAGCCAGCCAGCTTTCCTGACCAGCCATTTCCAGGTCTGTCAGTACTGTCTTATTCTCCCTTCTCTGGTCCTTGGATTAGGTTTCTGGAGCAGTCTCCAGATGACTTCTACACACCTAAAACTCCCCTTTACCATCACGGCCCAGTTTGCAGTCATTCTGGTCCCTGTACGAAGCATATGTTAACCACCCCAGAATCAGTATTCACTGCTCCTTAAACATGTATAACCTTGTCAGGCCTTTGTTCATTTTAGGTCTTTTCTTTGGAATGCCCTTCTTCCCACTCCTCCCACGTCCCAGGTGTGTCTGGCATAACCACTGTTCATCCTTCAAGATGTCTGGAGTACTCAATGCCagtcaggaaaggaaacagaaaaactgtGTCCAGAGACGTAAGATTACAGAGGCCATGGGAGAATAGTGTTTCAAGAAGGGGGTAATCAAAGAACAATCTTGTTAAGGAGTAAATGAAAATAAGGAGTTAGAAAAATCCATCAATGGCTCTTCTCAAATGCGCTGTTCACACTCACGATTTTCAATCCACTCTGcacctcccctttctctcttaaACGCACTCAGTCAGACTTTCACCTCCACCATGACACAGACATTGCCTGTCAGGGTCATTCGTGACCCCCCACACTGTGAAATCCGATGGTCAACTCCCAGTCCTCCTCTTACTCCAAAGCCTGCTCCTTTTCATCTCAGTTGGTAACAGCTCTGTCCTCCCAAGCGATCAAGCCAAAAGCCGTGGAGTCATCCTCAacacctctctttctctcaaatcCCCGAACCAGTGGACCTTACGCTTCACAATATATCCAGAATCAGACACTTCTCATTTCCTCTACTGCTACCAGCCATTTTCGTCTCTGCCTGGGTTCCTGCAGCGACCTCCCAGCAGGCCTTCCTGTTTCTTCCCTTGAGCTCTCCTCTACCCCTGGTCCAGTCTCAGCTCAGCAGTCAGAATGATGCTGTTGAAATCTAAGTCGGATTGTGTCACCCCTCTGGTCCCAACCCCATTTCACTCAGTGCAGAAGTAGGTGTTCCCAATCAGGTCTTAtctcctggcctcccctctctGGCTCATTTTACTCTGTCTACGCTGGGCTCCCTGACGTCTCCTTGAGCACACGGGCTGCTCCTTACGCCTGGAGAGCTCACCCTTCAGTTACCCATGTGGCTAATTCCTTTACCTCCTTCATGTCTTTGCTCAAGGAATCCCACTTAAACCACATCCCTTACTTTGCTCTATCTCTCTTTTTGCTATACTTGTCACTTTCTAATACATtatgtactttatttatttgtcatgtttattgtctctctctccctgttaaCGTTCACTGATACATCCCAAGCACATAGCAAATACTAAAcaaatgtctgctgaatgaaagaattaaagaCTTTGAGAATAAAAGTTTTGGGAAGTGGTGAGGACCTAAAATAGTTCACATGGGTCCAGCAGCAAATGAATGTGAAGAAATGGAATCGCAGATGTGGAAGAATTTGTAGTTTATCTAAGCCTTTCCATTCCTATATACAGTCACTCTGATGTATGAAAAATACACCTATTtgaagcacttttttttaattaaaaataagacactaTGACAGTTAGTTGGATACAACATGAACATTTTAAGCATCAATAAATAATGACCATGACatctctaaatatttataaatagtgACCATTCTTAAGTATCAACAGATACTCAGTATATTGTTAGTTTTAGCATAATGGCAGATGACGTGCAATTTGAAAAGGAGAGCAAACACTGATTAGCCAACTGGTTAGTCAGATAAAAGTTAACCGTTGACTAATccatattttttacttattttctatgtaagcaacaaataaaatgtaaataaaataatatataataatgcgtaatataataattataataacatacaataaaatatagattaaaaatacaaataaaataagcaacaaatactgtgaaatttaaaatacgAATAGTACAGAAAAAGggtttttacatttctatttagATACTGTACTATGATGATAATTTTGGCACATTCAGTTTTAAATGCAATGGCTGATCTTTTAAGATTCTGTATATAGGCAAATATAAAACCatttatttatggttttaaaatcATAATGGTTCTAAAACTAACATACAGTTGGAAACTGAAGGATGATTTGGAGGCAGGGTGAGGGGTGTTCCACAATGCATATAAATTACTGGAAATTTAAACAAGGAAGTACAATTCAGTTTTCCTTGATTAGATTTGGAATTATTCtggctttcaaaaatataatCTCTAAAATGAAACGAAATCTTCACTGATTTCTCTAGTAATTTAGAGCACAATTTGGTCTGGAATCTCATCTCTGAACGTGGACTCATAAatgatcaatcaatcaatctgtcgatatatttttatagtaaatcacgtatgtatgtgtgtgtgtatgtatttttttggtAAACTTTCATTAGGATAAATAttgtaagatgaaaaataaacctaCTTTGCACCAGAAAATAGACTGATCCTAACATAAGCAGGCTTTGCCATGTAGGTTAACATTTAACTAAAGAAATACTATCCTTTAAACTCTAAGTTTTAGATACTAACGGAGTGGAGGATGGGCTATCAAGATGATTTATATAAAGAATTAGAAGATACTACATACTACTTAAGCAATGggcttgtcttttaaaattattttgctaagTCTAATAGCAAAATAAGTCTTTATTACCTAAGGCATGATAACTGGCAGTAGCAGGAAGGCAGCCTGGGAACACATGGTGCAGCAGGCAAGACTGGTTGCAGTGAGTATGTGCTGTGGATTATTAAGTGACCAAATATATATCCTTGCTAACAGCACCttcataaaaaaatattttcactgcagCTTCACAAACGAAATGACATACCATTTTTTCACTGCAGTCTACTAGTTATCTATCATACTTGTTTTAGAATGAGAAAGGCACACTCAAAATAGGCTCTAAACCAGATGTATTTCcctatgaaaatggaaaataattataaaatagagatgattctggaaaacagaaatatttacagTAAAGACATATAGTAAATTAATTAACAAGGCACACTTTCAAGAGCAAGAATTATATTTACAGTTTTGAAGTTGAGTTTGTGTTCATTTTTGCCTTCAATTGCTATGGTTTAGTGAAGTAGCAAAAGCAGTAAATCACACTAAAAAAATCTAGGTTCAGCTTATACTTTACTATCTGCTGGctcttttttatttatgaagGATTATTTCAGTGGAATATTAATGAGAATTTTTGGCTTCTTTTAAACAACTTACTATAaaattatatcacattttataaattaaacaccTAAACTTTTTGAAAGCCAGAATAATGCTAGTTAGGAGAGAAGCtccatttctgttgctttctttttACGTGTTAGAGAATTCAGCTGTAATATGGACCAACGTGTCGCTGTTGCCATTTGCTTCCATACATTTACACTCCTATGTCTTTGCCAGGAACCCAGAATGGGTTTGCTGGAGACCAGACCATGTGGTCAATGGCAGTCTTTTTGTTTCAGTAACCCAGTGCCCAGCCTACcacttggcacacagcaggtacttAATGAACACGGCTGAACAAATAAACCTCCATTCCAATATTCTGATTATATGGCTGAAGGCTCTAGTTCTTCtgtgaaatagattttatttttattgagggcATCCTGTCATTTGCATGTTAAACTAAAGTGAAATGTAGTGAATCAATAAAGACATGGTAGACCCCAAAAGTTAATGTATAggtacacattcttttttttctctaaaaatatgtTATCCCTTATCTGTAAGAGATATATACTAAAATGTTTATGGGTAAATTATACGGTGCattgaatttgctttaaaatagtaGAGAAAAAAGTGTATCTGTGAGAAATAGATGACACAGTggcaaaatataaataactgtTGAGGCAGGGTGTGACAGGTACTTAGAGGTTTTCCTCATACTATTATCACTATATGGCATGGCTTGAAAGGTTCAGtagtaaaaataatgaattcaaataaatttcaacaataaaaatagtaaaagcaaaataaagatatttccaaCTAACAGAACTACTATATAACTGGATATTTGCAAAGATCTGCACAAGACTAAATATGACATTGTTGTCATAGTGAAAAGTTGGGAACAACTTAAATGTCAATCAGTTGGGACGGTTAAATACATTACACCCACATGCAAAGAAATACTATGTAACTATGAAAAAAcctgttgagtgaaaaaaagcatTTCCACAGCAGTGGATGGAGCCTGATTCCATGTTCACAGGAGTGAGTGTAAATGTCCATCCACTCTCCAGTGTGGTTATCTCTGCAAAGAGGAATTGCAGGcgggtttttaaaaaacatttttcttgaaacTGTTTTGTATTACTTAAAAGTTTTACAAgggtatatattaattttatatttgggggaaattctctATAATGATAGCctatttttctcattatgttaTTCTTTCTAGCtgatggaattatttttaattgtaaagaaTTGTGCTAGGTCTTAAGTAATTCAAAGTGAGAAAGTGCTATActtcttaaacaacagaaatctagagtacatttcatttatttataaaaatgaacataaaaaattttaaggcattCTAGCATATACATCTTTTCCTCAACCACTTACTGACTGCATATATAGTAAGATATCAAAAACTACATGAAACacaacaatataaaatatatgagaatAGACAAGTATCTTTTGGTTAATTCAAATCAGGCTAAAAATTCTATTAATTATAGAAGGAAACAGcatttggaagagaaaagaagaaaatgttttctagtcGGTTCATAAAGAACTTGAAATTGAAAATATTCCAACAGttctatgtaaaaaaaatgatttgtggATATTTTAGTAATATGTTTGTTCTTAGAATAAAACAGATGGCAGAACAGAATCAAATGTAATTTCCAGATGCATGGTTTTGTGAATTCAGGGCTGTGGACTCAGTATTATCAGCTAAATGTCAAGTTTAACTTTAGCCAGCACTGCACAATTTTTCGGAGTAAACTTTAACTTAATGATTAACTTCTGAAACATCATTTAAGGGTAAGTATCCTGGGTCAGAGTCCAAAAGGCAAATGTCCTAACAGCTGAGAAATCCTGTATCTTTGGGCAGTGTGCTGCTGCTGTGCCCTGTCCTCAGCCTGCAAAGGCCCCAGAGCACAGGGTGGGAGCCGGCGACAGgcgccctctcctcctccaccctctaCAGGGGCTTTACAACACGTCACAGATGCTGTGCACAGTCGCTGTACACAGTCCTTAGCCAAGGGCTGTGCTGTCCCCACCACTTACTATTTCCTTGCTAATTCTAAGGTTTCAAGGAATTTAAAAGTAGTTCCCTTGGTACACGAGATTGGGGATCCCTAAACTCAGCAATTCCAATTTGGATAATGTAATAAAAACTAAACCAGAAGATATCACTTAAGTTACCTGGTGGATAGTTTCTTCTTTCACATCCATGTCTTAAGCTTTAGGAATGATGAGAGATTTCTTAGGTTTTGATTTGTCCACGTTATGTATCTGTAACCAGATTGAAGAATCACATTTTGTTATAAATAAACTGTACACCTGCAGTTGGCTTAGAATAGATACTctgtttcttactgtgtttctgaatgatttggggcaaattatttaaatctttatttaggGTTTTAAAGGTCTATCACATGGTAAACACCCCCagattaaagtattttttttaccTGGTTCCTAGAAGAGCTGGATTGTGTACACTGGACAGTACTGGAATGAGGCTTCTTCGAAGACTTTGAAGAGTCCGGACACAGTTTCCGTTTAGACCTGTGGGCTGTTCTGCTCACTGTGAACCGATGGTCACTGACACCAACTTCTTCAGTTTGACCAACTGATTGTTGCTGTAGCAGTTGGggattttccatttctgtgtctgACTCAAAAATGTGtggttgttttttcacttttagtgACACATGGCTTTTCCCTAAAATTTGTGTTATATATTTGCTTGtcaaattttcatttccattcgTTTGGAAGTCAACAGCACTTTTTATTACACCTAAATTGTTATTTGATGTCTGAAATACTGAACTATTAGATCGTGGTTTACTTTCACTTAAACTCAGAGTCGATGATTTTCCACCAGAAGGGGGATTTTTTGTCGCATTTTCACAGGACTCGGTGTTTGTTCCTTGCAGAGATCTATCAGTCTTCAGATTTAAATTTCTAGCATTCATTTGAATGCTGCGATGAGATCTTTTTTGAATAGCTGGATGTAAATTTGGTTTGTCATACTGGGTCATGCtagttttaagtgaaaacaaCTTAGATTCTGTAACAAtatgctgttttcttttcaggttgTCAGGTTCTAAGATATTTCTGTTCATCTGTAATGactgatttttgaaaactggTATGAATTTAGGGGCAATATTACGCTGGGAGCTAAAATTTGTGTCTTGGACTTGAGTATTTACTCTGCTGAGCTTTGGTACTTCCAGATGCACTTGTGCTGTCTTGCCAGACAGGGACTTCTTTGTGCTCTGAACAGATTCTGGCTGGAGGGGCCAAGCTGAGGGCAGGTAGGACTTCGGCTGGCTGACTGAAAGCTCCACCTTGTGGTCTGCAGCTATGAAATGTGGTAGAAGATTTTGAACCAGGGCGGGTCTTGTGGAAGGGGGCTGAGCCAGAGAGGACCTGAACTTTTGTTTAGTGGTTAGGTTGGGCGGCTTGACTTTGTTTTCCTGAAAGGATAAAGattaggaaatttagaaaatgtaataacgtccttaatggaaaagaaataagatataaaatatcatcaaaataagaatataatatatagaacaggtaaagaaaaacaaaaaacaaatgagccTTATTGAAGACGAGTATATTTCTTATGTGTTGTATCCTTCTTTTGATACTACCCTTTcaagataatattttaagatgaagTTATGTTCCAAATTCTATATATCAACTATAAAAGCTACACACATGGCGACTACTGTCGTCCTACGGTTGCATGCATGCTGTCGTCTTCCTCAGAAGGCCTTTCcctcttatctccattttatctCTCTCTACTCCCCAAGGATCTGCTATCAGAATTTGTCACCCAAAAAAACAGGACGAGGTAGCGGTCTTATTCTTTAGTGTGCATGTTCAATCTCCCCAAGTAGATGCTAGATTCTTTGAGGGTATGAATCATGACTTTCTTATTCTTACATTCTTCACATTCTTAAATCCTTCATACAGTtactaacaaaatatttattcaaataaattaaattaatggaGGAGGTAGTTGCATCTACACTAGGCCTTTCAGAATAAGTAGGATTTGGACTGTAGCAGCCTCTTCATGTGGACTGGGTCCCCTCACACATTGTAAAGCAAGTGTCCCAAGAGAGCAGTAGAAGCcgtttttcttttaatgacttAATCTTGGAAGTCATATGGCATCACTTCTGTCACAGGCCTGCCAAGACCCAAGAGGAGGGAACACAGACTCTATTCCACGAGAGGAGAGTTGTCACTGGTCAGAAGGGCATGTGATCTGGGGCCACCTTCAAAATGGAATAGATGTCAGAGAGCAGTCTGCTTCTTACCAGCTTCAAGCTTCTGACGTCACAGTACAGGTGGTCTAGAGAAGACCTGGTGTGCTTGGCACTGGAGCCACACAGAAACCTGACGCAGGATTTAGAAAGCTGAAGGAGATGGGATGGGGTGGAAGGAGCCATGGCAAAACTCCTACTCCACACCAACAAGCTGCCAGAGCTTATCCCAGATGAGTCTGAGTTGCAATACTGGCCTCACTCAGACTTTTAAGTGTGAACATGGCTCCTGTTTTGCCTCTACCTTCCCGACAATCATGTGGCACCCCAAGCCAGAACTAAAAGGAAATTTAGTAAAAAAGGAATTCAAGGACACATACCTATAGTGTACTCAAGTTGACATAATACAAAGTCACCACAGAGGACAATGCTCCTTCTCCCACCCTGACTATTTCTGGAAGAAGTGGGAAGTTCCCAAGAAAATCCTGGGTAAGGTTTGGGGTGATGCTGATAGTAGGTGACTGGGCTCATTTTTGTCTGTAGACTTCTCAAGGTGGAGTCTTATCCACGTCAGTAGGGCAAGAAGGCACCCCACTTTATGTCTCTCTAATTTTCAGAGGGCACAGAAGAGGACCCAGCCAACTTTCATGACCCCAAGTGAAGGGATGCAGGGGCTAACTGAGAAGTAAGAACTGGTCTATAACGCCAGGAGGTTGCTAGGCCGAGTGAAAAGCACGCAGCAACAAAGGGTTTGCACTGTTCGACAGGGCTGCTCTAACAAAGCCACTGCCACCAGAAACACAGCcactttaaacaacagaaacgtatTGTCTCAAAGTTCTGCTGGAGGCTAGTGTGCTGGCAAGATTGGggccatgaaaaagaatctgttccaggcctcttcCCTCAATTTGGAGATGGCCATTTCAtattcacatggcattctccctgcaTATGAGTCTGGatccaaatttcccctttatataataccagtcatactggattaggggcccacaTATTCCAGTGTCTAATCATTTTTGTAATGGCCCTATTTCAGACAAGGTCACATCTTgtggtactaggggttaggacttcaatatatcaattttggggtggggagggcacttCAACCCATAGCAGGGTTTGACATGTAGCTCTGAAGAGACTGAAAAAGGGACGCAGCTGTTCTTCTGAAGACCACCTCTACAAAGGAGCTAGGAGAAAACAGTGTACAACATTTTTGTCAAGATACCAACATTTTTGTCAAG
This window of the Camelus ferus isolate YT-003-E chromosome 30, BCGSAC_Cfer_1.0, whole genome shotgun sequence genome carries:
- the C30H18orf63 gene encoding uncharacterized protein C18orf63 homolog translates to MNDSRQQSLFFITLPDLSKLCAVRIIMSNEVVDTEIRSTQLKICRQLLFLYQDIFTSPVPGIFTQIWVVMAIPFYKAGKLNAYIEKYGAKMEAPQRVIPLILQSCLSYSLTARLAPTWNKMGHLLVQGREFLSQMGKQSAVVLDINVTETQVCLSIEAYTIRLPPPQLREFDISRSIIKDFGTNKNAVIEGHSILSNWCYVLPSMKMGQIISILHTIPPDCPFHSYEDLQVHWDDLYGYKLPEDCGNIQIYCSIYFKMIGGKIFTYPLSCIRSQPIQFFPRVDMEGVLKSFLSELKSKLPHICGFPIKMTTKPCYYTQELTKVHLQENKVKPPNLTTKQKFRSSLAQPPSTRPALVQNLLPHFIAADHKVELSVSQPKSYLPSAWPLQPESVQSTKKSLSGKTAQVHLEVPKLSRVNTQVQDTNFSSQRNIAPKFIPVFKNQSLQMNRNILEPDNLKRKQHIVTESKLFSLKTSMTQYDKPNLHPAIQKRSHRSIQMNARNLNLKTDRSLQGTNTESCENATKNPPSGGKSSTLSLSESKPRSNSSVFQTSNNNLGVIKSAVDFQTNGNENLTSKYITQILGKSHVSLKVKKQPHIFESDTEMENPQLLQQQSVGQTEEVGVSDHRFTVSRTAHRSKRKLCPDSSKSSKKPHSSTVQCTQSSSSRNQIHNVDKSKPKKSLIIPKA